A genomic region of Alicyclobacillus sp. SO9 contains the following coding sequences:
- a CDS encoding amidase family protein has product MSNTSGQVGTEKWLLHATIPELQEAMENGEITAVWIVTQFLRRIAKFNSQGPSINAVLELNPDALFTAEALDVERRASGARSSLHGIPILLKDNIDTGDKMHTSAGSIALAQSTAADDAFIVRKLREAGAVILGKANMTEWANFMTENMPNGYSSRGGQVHNPYGPGKLDTGGSSSGSAAGVAAGFAVAAIGTETSGSILSPASAQSLAGIKPTVGLVSRDGIIPIAYSQDTAGPIAKTVEDAAIVLSVIQGKDETDAATLVSEGALEDYSANLSNASLKGARIGIPRKFLDGVSEQQMEVFQRGISELKELGAETVAIEGQFEDYDESDIHVLIYEFKSALNAYLAGLSQQAEAHSLSELITFNLKHARKALKYEQTLLTTADRTSGTLTETRYLESRLMDIQSSREDGIDKVVKEYELDALLFINNYGAGIAAKAGYPSVTVPAGYTEHGEPIGLTFTGTAYAEGRLLQLAYAYERATQHRVHPDFD; this is encoded by the coding sequence TTGAGCAATACGTCAGGGCAGGTTGGAACAGAGAAGTGGCTTTTACACGCAACAATACCGGAGTTGCAAGAGGCCATGGAAAACGGAGAGATTACGGCAGTTTGGATAGTAACCCAGTTCTTGCGCAGAATTGCAAAGTTTAACTCCCAAGGCCCAAGCATCAACGCGGTGCTGGAGTTGAACCCAGACGCGCTGTTTACGGCGGAAGCACTTGATGTTGAGCGGCGGGCTTCAGGAGCGAGATCGAGCTTGCATGGAATTCCAATTCTCCTGAAGGACAACATTGATACAGGAGATAAAATGCACACAAGTGCAGGGTCTATAGCATTGGCCCAGTCAACAGCAGCGGATGACGCGTTCATCGTTCGAAAACTGAGGGAGGCAGGAGCCGTAATTTTAGGCAAAGCCAATATGACTGAATGGGCCAACTTTATGACAGAGAACATGCCAAACGGCTATAGTTCACGAGGCGGTCAGGTACACAATCCATACGGTCCAGGCAAACTTGATACGGGCGGATCCAGTTCAGGATCTGCCGCCGGTGTCGCCGCTGGGTTTGCTGTTGCTGCCATCGGGACAGAAACCTCAGGTTCGATTCTCAGCCCGGCCAGTGCACAGTCGTTGGCAGGAATCAAACCGACAGTTGGGCTTGTCAGCAGGGACGGAATTATCCCCATTGCTTACAGCCAGGATACCGCTGGTCCAATCGCTAAAACCGTAGAAGACGCTGCTATTGTTCTAAGCGTAATTCAAGGGAAAGATGAGACAGACGCTGCTACTCTGGTGTCGGAAGGCGCGCTCGAAGACTATTCCGCCAACCTTTCTAACGCCAGTTTAAAAGGTGCCCGTATTGGCATTCCAAGAAAATTCTTAGATGGCGTATCGGAACAACAAATGGAGGTCTTCCAGCGGGGGATTTCCGAGCTGAAGGAATTAGGAGCAGAGACCGTTGCGATTGAAGGCCAATTCGAGGACTACGATGAGTCAGACATTCATGTTTTGATTTACGAGTTCAAATCTGCCCTAAATGCATATCTAGCTGGCCTCTCTCAGCAGGCGGAGGCTCACTCACTGTCCGAATTGATTACATTTAATCTCAAACATGCGAGAAAAGCATTGAAGTACGAGCAAACCCTCCTGACGACAGCAGACAGGACCAGCGGTACACTCACGGAAACCAGATATTTGGAATCTCGCCTAATGGACATTCAGAGTTCAAGAGAGGACGGCATTGACAAAGTTGTGAAAGAATACGAGTTGGATGCTTTACTCTTTATCAACAATTATGGGGCGGGAATCGCAGCCAAGGCTGGCTATCCTTCTGTCACCGTTCCTGCAGGATACACGGAACACGGTGAACCCATCGGTTTAACCTTTACTGGAACTGCGTATGCAGAAGGCAGATTGCTTCAACTTGCCTATGCCTACGAACGAGCAACACAGCACCGAGTTCATCCTGACTTTGATTAA
- a CDS encoding GNAT family N-acetyltransferase, producing the protein MEHTPQDTELLWLFVDPSLIGGGYGKKLWIHAVQTAWADGYKSIRIKSDPFAEGFYLKQGAQRVGEIPSTVQPDFMFPLLYLNREA; encoded by the coding sequence ATGGAACATACGCCACAAGATACGGAATTGCTTTGGCTATTCGTCGACCCGAGTCTAATCGGCGGAGGATATGGTAAGAAACTATGGATACATGCAGTACAGACAGCGTGGGCAGACGGATACAAGAGCATCAGGATAAAGAGTGACCCGTTTGCAGAAGGGTTTTACTTAAAGCAAGGTGCCCAGCGTGTTGGTGAGATACCTTCGACCGTGCAGCCCGATTTTATGTTTCCACTGCTTTACTTGAACCGTGAGGCATGA
- a CDS encoding GNAT family N-acetyltransferase, whose protein sequence is MQIREMKSADLSAIARINVDTFKQTQRKWLPDDVIRELSYDATEERFRQMLSKTERFSTIFVAEDNRGVIGYAMCGLAREQVLSYAGELYGIYILPEYHGKGIGTRLMAASARYLLDQGITSLYVVVFTENIGGQKFYKALGGQWVYERAIQLGGKKVSETLYGWKSLNAFFALSERGQLKK, encoded by the coding sequence ATGCAAATTCGTGAAATGAAGTCCGCTGATCTCAGTGCAATTGCGAGAATCAATGTCGATACTTTCAAGCAAACCCAGCGAAAATGGCTTCCAGATGACGTAATCCGAGAATTATCGTATGACGCAACAGAGGAACGATTCAGGCAGATGTTGAGCAAGACGGAACGATTTTCAACAATCTTTGTAGCGGAAGACAATAGGGGTGTCATTGGGTATGCCATGTGCGGATTAGCAAGAGAACAGGTGTTGAGCTACGCGGGTGAGTTGTACGGGATTTACATATTGCCCGAATACCACGGTAAAGGCATCGGGACTCGTTTGATGGCTGCGAGCGCAAGGTACCTGCTGGACCAAGGCATTACTTCGTTGTATGTGGTGGTCTTCACGGAGAATATTGGTGGTCAAAAGTTTTACAAAGCGCTAGGTGGACAATGGGTGTATGAAAGAGCCATCCAGCTTGGTGGAAAGAAGGTCAGCGAAACACTTTACGGGTGGAAGTCCCTCAATGCCTTTTTCGCTCTAAGCGAGCGGGGCCAGCTCAAAAAGTAG
- a CDS encoding alpha/beta fold hydrolase, translated as MTGLFVEEIGRSSAPPLLYLHGGPGTGSYDFVEYQHKFLADGVRLIAMDQRGVLRSSAIADRDSFGLNHLVEDIEDVRKSLGISSWSVLGHSFGGYLGALYANVYPSSVDKLIFENATFDLGLSARSLLQGVALEYSKLRDTEMVKACLNLAFASTKSVSDLWYEFMSLTNDLGDDRNSLYVHGINRDFFEQLVQQSPFSSDEWGKAAMHQTKLFEEGKVFNSLLGRIPVQPTLLLKGRFDYVMSLDQIQAYIARNSKTELVVFENSAHFPHAEEARAFASEVIRYMNE; from the coding sequence ATGACTGGGCTATTTGTTGAGGAGATTGGACGTAGTTCGGCGCCGCCGCTGTTGTATCTTCACGGCGGACCAGGAACTGGCTCGTATGACTTCGTGGAATATCAACACAAATTTTTGGCTGATGGGGTACGGTTAATCGCAATGGATCAGCGAGGTGTTCTTCGTTCCTCCGCAATTGCAGACCGTGACTCATTTGGTTTGAATCATCTCGTGGAGGACATTGAAGATGTCAGGAAGTCGCTGGGAATTTCAAGCTGGTCAGTTCTTGGACATTCGTTTGGCGGATATTTGGGCGCCCTGTACGCAAATGTCTACCCATCCTCTGTAGACAAGCTGATTTTTGAAAATGCGACATTTGATTTGGGATTGTCAGCGAGATCTCTCCTTCAGGGTGTAGCCCTGGAGTACAGCAAATTGAGAGATACTGAGATGGTAAAAGCATGTTTGAATTTAGCTTTTGCATCAACAAAATCAGTATCAGATTTATGGTATGAATTTATGAGTTTGACGAATGATTTAGGAGACGATAGGAATTCTCTGTATGTCCATGGTATAAATAGAGACTTCTTTGAGCAACTCGTGCAGCAGTCACCTTTCTCTTCCGATGAATGGGGTAAGGCAGCCATGCATCAAACGAAACTTTTTGAAGAGGGCAAAGTATTCAATTCTCTTCTTGGCCGCATTCCCGTTCAACCTACACTACTTTTAAAAGGAAGATTCGATTATGTGATGAGTTTAGACCAGATTCAAGCATACATAGCGAGGAATTCTAAGACAGAGCTTGTGGTTTTTGAAAACAGTGCTCATTTTCCGCATGCGGAAGAAGCACGAGCATTTGCTTCAGAAGTTATACGTTACATGAACGAATAG
- a CDS encoding TOMM precursor leader peptide-binding protein, whose amino-acid sequence MELLKLRTDASLASAGNMTYLQVGNSVYSLSGASVAQQSHWWDLLLQGELTEDIIDEPEFIEFVNLLKSLRAFQEDDPWTTYGRDYGLQIKRLQRAMSDYPVAVVGDSDIVNNFISGNNWINVVGEDAAECVILLARSTQHGAFHEWNRKAFQMNKPTFMVGFDPFKAWLGPWIFPGETSCYNCATLRRQDNYTHPERRLFDSNKNEIRDNLPQQFLQATINVAIVSLTKHLMAEEGNAVFVQPIGNIVEYNWLAGTVETHKILRHPKCELCFPRSNKSTVWLPSIEIDKEDVR is encoded by the coding sequence ATGGAGTTATTGAAGTTACGTACAGACGCAAGTTTGGCTAGCGCCGGCAATATGACTTATTTGCAAGTTGGGAATTCTGTTTATAGCCTCAGTGGTGCATCGGTAGCACAACAGTCTCACTGGTGGGATTTACTGTTACAAGGTGAATTAACTGAGGATATAATAGATGAACCAGAATTTATTGAATTTGTAAACCTGTTAAAAAGTTTGAGAGCGTTTCAGGAAGACGATCCATGGACTACATATGGTCGAGATTACGGACTACAGATCAAGAGATTACAAAGGGCAATGTCAGATTATCCTGTTGCTGTAGTAGGTGATTCCGACATTGTTAATAATTTTATATCAGGAAATAACTGGATTAACGTGGTAGGAGAAGACGCGGCAGAGTGTGTCATTTTGTTAGCCAGATCGACACAGCATGGAGCATTTCATGAATGGAACAGAAAAGCTTTTCAAATGAATAAGCCTACATTTATGGTTGGGTTCGACCCCTTTAAGGCATGGCTAGGGCCTTGGATCTTCCCCGGAGAAACCTCCTGTTATAACTGTGCTACTCTGCGTAGACAAGACAATTATACACATCCTGAACGTAGACTCTTTGATAGTAACAAAAATGAGATTCGCGATAATTTACCTCAACAATTCCTACAGGCCACAATAAATGTTGCAATTGTGTCGCTGACAAAGCATTTGATGGCAGAAGAGGGCAATGCAGTTTTTGTGCAACCTATTGGAAACATCGTTGAATACAACTGGTTGGCTGGGACAGTCGAAACACACAAGATTCTTAGACATCCAAAATGTGAATTATGTTTTCCACGATCTAATAAATCTACAGTATGGTTACCGTCGATAGAAATAGATAAGGAAGATGTACGATGA
- a CDS encoding YcaO-like family protein: MTMMITNRINDLIDSKYGLIQRIMKVPEYPGRTMPQVKVYVTTGGLNKVRGFSASGAGVTDESAIVSAVGEYVERYCALAVEQGNTANISEIKHQNIEIIDLSLLQNMKNKEQDKLRWTIGQDLLSRTSVAIPSQMVYLSFAQKLGERQHWVTTATGAAAGQTWSDAVYRGLAECFERDAIQVMWRNQIKIPHIDFLGNHEIRGFYDKFIACSSVKFHLYKLITDYDVPAVFGLAEIDDGGVVAAASVRGTWVDACKKTLIELSQSLVGYSSLIFSKEVQHYREDFSDVATYDDHTLLYFNPHMRKYLEFLLESKETIQLPSDDVVFDDVNTYIQQFLKQLDAVGVKAIAVDITTQDIKEFGWFVAKVIIPGFADLEPGTELLYDYERLRQVPLKLLESGRRKEGHIGGSPIAPHPFP; encoded by the coding sequence ATGACTATGATGATCACCAACCGTATTAATGATCTGATTGACTCTAAATACGGGTTGATCCAACGGATTATGAAGGTACCTGAATATCCTGGACGAACAATGCCCCAAGTTAAAGTTTACGTTACAACAGGAGGATTAAATAAAGTCCGAGGGTTTTCGGCGAGCGGTGCCGGTGTAACAGACGAATCAGCAATAGTGTCTGCTGTTGGCGAATATGTAGAGAGGTACTGTGCACTCGCCGTTGAGCAAGGGAATACAGCGAACATCTCTGAAATTAAACATCAAAATATTGAAATTATAGACTTGTCATTACTTCAGAATATGAAGAATAAAGAGCAAGATAAGTTACGTTGGACGATTGGACAGGATCTACTTTCTAGAACTTCTGTTGCTATTCCTTCACAGATGGTTTATCTTTCGTTCGCGCAAAAACTTGGCGAACGTCAACACTGGGTAACGACTGCAACGGGTGCTGCGGCTGGGCAAACATGGTCTGATGCAGTCTATCGCGGGCTGGCGGAGTGTTTTGAGCGAGATGCAATTCAGGTTATGTGGAGAAATCAAATTAAAATACCCCATATTGATTTCTTAGGTAACCATGAAATTCGAGGTTTCTATGATAAATTCATAGCTTGTTCTTCTGTGAAGTTCCATCTGTATAAGTTGATAACGGATTACGATGTGCCGGCTGTTTTTGGACTAGCTGAGATCGATGACGGTGGCGTTGTTGCAGCGGCTTCTGTCAGAGGGACGTGGGTTGATGCATGCAAGAAAACATTAATTGAACTTAGTCAAAGCTTAGTGGGTTACTCTTCGTTGATATTTAGTAAAGAAGTTCAGCACTATCGTGAAGATTTTTCTGATGTGGCTACCTACGATGATCATACTCTCTTGTACTTTAACCCACACATGCGCAAGTATCTTGAGTTCTTATTGGAAAGTAAGGAAACAATTCAATTACCTTCTGACGACGTAGTTTTTGATGATGTCAATACGTACATCCAGCAATTCTTGAAACAACTGGACGCGGTTGGGGTAAAGGCGATTGCAGTCGACATTACCACTCAGGACATAAAAGAATTTGGATGGTTTGTTGCAAAAGTCATTATTCCAGGGTTTGCAGATCTGGAGCCTGGTACAGAGCTCTTGTATGATTATGAACGGCTAAGACAGGTTCCTCTTAAATTACTTGAGAGTGGACGGCGGAAGGAAGGTCACATTGGCGGTTCGCCAATAGCTCCGCACCCATTTCCTTAA
- a CDS encoding SagB/ThcOx family dehydrogenase, whose amino-acid sequence MDGFWSLLFTNHLASEIDNEERMDMLFHVNSKLSRRMISPNMVSSRELLSHRDMLKTMQTSEKSYPDREFIPLPDVRPISIPLGMALRERRSRLMDTVGDVTVEQLSQLLWAGNGLTGDDRFYRTAPSGGALYPCELYVISRHSSLKAGIYHYRSLQHGVEYLDSKFDWASLFVPGTEPKGASLLIVTTAVFQRSFFKYGERSYRFILLEAGAIAQNIALAACDMNLGVLPHGGYSDVEVERQLQIDGIDESVVHVVAVGGNKTGRESNEPRNSI is encoded by the coding sequence ATGGATGGATTTTGGTCACTTTTGTTTACAAATCATCTTGCATCTGAAATTGATAATGAAGAACGCATGGATATGTTGTTTCATGTGAATTCAAAGCTGTCTCGGCGTATGATTTCGCCGAATATGGTGTCATCCCGAGAACTATTAAGTCATAGAGACATGTTAAAAACGATGCAAACGAGTGAAAAATCGTATCCAGATCGGGAGTTTATACCGCTTCCCGATGTTCGTCCCATATCAATTCCGTTAGGAATGGCTCTTCGTGAACGTCGTTCGCGTCTCATGGATACTGTCGGTGATGTGACTGTTGAACAACTTTCACAGTTGCTCTGGGCCGGGAACGGATTGACCGGTGATGATAGATTCTACCGAACTGCTCCATCAGGAGGAGCCCTTTATCCCTGCGAACTTTATGTTATTTCACGGCATAGTTCTTTGAAGGCGGGTATCTATCATTATCGTTCTCTTCAACACGGTGTTGAATACCTTGATTCAAAATTTGATTGGGCATCCTTATTCGTTCCAGGGACCGAACCGAAAGGCGCAAGTTTGCTTATTGTAACAACAGCAGTTTTTCAGAGATCATTCTTCAAATATGGAGAACGTTCTTACCGATTTATCTTGTTGGAAGCGGGAGCTATCGCCCAAAATATAGCACTTGCAGCATGTGATATGAATTTGGGTGTTCTTCCTCACGGAGGATATTCAGATGTAGAGGTGGAAAGACAGTTACAGATTGATGGGATTGACGAATCAGTTGTTCACGTCGTGGCCGTTGGCGGTAACAAAACGGGGAGAGAGTCAAATGAGCCGAGAAATAGCATTTAA
- a CDS encoding ABC transporter ATP-binding protein, with protein MEHRPIVSIENMNIKYKQIHAVQNVNFDIIPGQIIGLLGPNGAGKTSIIESIIGLRKPTSGTISVFGLNPWKHRRSIHLWTGIQLQVTSLPDDETVVRFVRLFRHFYPESMNEDDLLSTTDLLDQKNKRIGKLSGGQKQRLVLALALINNPRLVLLDEPTTGLDPAARRSIWDTLTRLKSNNRTIIMATHMMDEAELLCDRILFLNKGEIIEDTTPSNISQKNNTSLIQFRASKSLDRSEIVARLTTEFGVPDSSIFNCQVIPPDKYEITTDKADVVVASLGSWSISENWQLNDLQIKKPSLEDVYIEMFRR; from the coding sequence ATGGAGCATCGGCCTATCGTTTCTATTGAAAATATGAATATAAAATACAAACAGATTCATGCAGTCCAAAATGTCAACTTTGATATCATTCCAGGACAAATAATTGGTCTGCTTGGTCCAAACGGCGCGGGAAAAACAAGCATTATTGAGTCAATAATAGGTTTGAGAAAACCAACATCTGGGACTATTTCTGTGTTTGGCCTGAATCCATGGAAACACAGGCGTTCTATTCATCTGTGGACCGGTATACAGCTGCAGGTCACGTCTCTACCTGATGACGAAACCGTTGTTCGATTTGTACGCTTGTTCCGTCACTTTTATCCGGAATCTATGAATGAAGACGACTTGTTAAGTACTACCGATTTACTAGACCAAAAAAACAAACGTATTGGTAAGCTTTCAGGTGGTCAGAAACAACGTTTGGTGCTTGCACTTGCACTTATCAACAACCCGCGCTTGGTTTTACTTGATGAGCCAACCACTGGTTTAGATCCAGCAGCACGACGTTCAATATGGGATACCCTTACTCGGTTAAAAAGTAACAATCGTACGATCATCATGGCAACGCATATGATGGATGAGGCAGAGTTACTATGTGACAGAATCCTATTTTTAAATAAAGGGGAAATTATAGAAGACACAACGCCGAGTAATATTTCTCAAAAAAATAATACATCCTTGATACAATTTAGAGCAAGCAAAAGTCTTGATAGATCTGAAATTGTTGCTCGTTTGACAACTGAGTTCGGAGTTCCAGACAGCTCAATTTTTAATTGTCAAGTCATCCCCCCAGATAAGTATGAGATTACGACGGACAAAGCAGACGTTGTCGTTGCATCACTTGGGTCTTGGAGTATTTCGGAAAATTGGCAGTTGAATGACTTACAGATAAAAAAACCCTCTCTCGAAGATGTTTATATTGAAATGTTTAGAAGATGA
- a CDS encoding ABC transporter permease, with product MISELERLDIKPLNSLKFWIEGTWNWAMYCFRENLTSPIAFIFDVVYAPAMVVVGSVSFAHDSASARIFLTAGMVFLAVLASAVVSLSGIIVSHKERHLLKRFRATPMSTSAIIVGFFGGSAATALLSAILSYIVAHWMFNVPWPMSMGLTIVSWIGVLVSSALVAVTLSSFLNRVKTSMSLMMPLFFVFIGVSGLFYPMKLSPRWLQIISWFSPTRPASDWFIKSATHSTFVHLYSWEPYVLIAWIIGLSLVSVASFKWD from the coding sequence GTGATTTCTGAATTGGAACGACTAGATATTAAGCCTCTTAACTCACTTAAGTTTTGGATAGAAGGTACGTGGAACTGGGCTATGTATTGTTTCAGGGAGAACCTCACTAGCCCGATTGCTTTCATATTTGATGTAGTCTATGCACCTGCGATGGTAGTTGTGGGATCTGTAAGCTTTGCTCATGATAGCGCCAGTGCCCGTATATTTCTGACTGCAGGGATGGTTTTTCTTGCCGTATTGGCTAGTGCAGTTGTTTCTTTGTCAGGCATTATCGTTAGCCATAAGGAACGTCATTTATTGAAACGATTCAGAGCTACTCCGATGTCGACCAGTGCAATTATTGTGGGGTTTTTTGGAGGTTCTGCAGCAACTGCGCTCCTATCAGCGATTTTGTCTTACATTGTTGCACATTGGATGTTTAATGTACCGTGGCCAATGAGTATGGGGTTGACAATCGTCTCATGGATAGGAGTTCTTGTTTCGTCTGCTCTAGTAGCAGTAACTTTGTCTTCCTTTCTGAACCGAGTTAAAACTTCTATGAGCTTGATGATGCCACTATTCTTTGTGTTTATCGGTGTCAGCGGATTGTTCTACCCCATGAAGCTATCTCCTCGATGGTTGCAGATCATCTCATGGTTCTCACCGACTCGCCCAGCATCGGATTGGTTTATCAAGTCTGCCACTCATTCAACCTTTGTCCACTTATATTCGTGGGAGCCTTATGTGCTTATTGCCTGGATCATTGGCCTAAGTCTTGTTTCCGTTGCAAGTTTTAAATGGGATTGA
- a CDS encoding Lrp/AsnC family transcriptional regulator, with translation MTWSPDQIDELDLKIISHLQEDGRRSFREIADDVGVAERTVRLRVAQLREHNVLQIVGVVNPIKAGLQFVTIIQLSILGPQLEACIQALQKAPQIRFITLTSGEYQLLIQVVTKSHRHFLEVESNILRQIDGIRKMNVIVEMDVLKNEFRLVRDNQLI, from the coding sequence ATGACTTGGAGCCCAGATCAAATCGATGAATTGGATTTAAAAATTATTTCGCATCTTCAGGAAGATGGACGGAGGTCGTTTCGAGAAATTGCTGACGACGTAGGTGTGGCAGAGCGAACAGTGCGCCTGAGGGTGGCACAACTGCGTGAACATAATGTTCTTCAAATCGTTGGGGTCGTGAATCCAATCAAGGCTGGTCTGCAATTTGTTACAATAATACAATTGTCCATTCTAGGCCCCCAACTGGAGGCTTGCATACAAGCTCTTCAGAAAGCACCGCAGATACGCTTTATCACACTTACTTCAGGAGAATACCAACTGTTGATTCAGGTAGTTACGAAATCTCACAGGCATTTTCTCGAGGTGGAGTCAAATATCCTGCGCCAAATTGACGGCATACGAAAAATGAATGTCATTGTCGAAATGGATGTACTCAAGAATGAATTTAGACTTGTTCGAGATAACCAACTCATATAA
- a CDS encoding ABC transporter permease encodes MVVYVLKRFIWMLFTLLIIVTLTFFLMHAIPGNPISNEQSMTPAIYQNMLHYYHLDRPLIVQYLDYLKSLMHGQLGPSIEYQNRSVNQIIGQGFPVSAQIGLWAISIAFVLGVLFGVIGAVKQNGWQDYSAMILAILGISIPNFVLATLLINYLGVVWGILPSAGWGTPQQEIMPILALAVTPMAYFARLMRTSMLEVLQQDYVRTARAKGLNFSYTILKHTIRNAILPVLTMLGPLAAYILTGSFVIEKIFGIPGMGQLYVTAIDNRDYPLILGTTIFFSAVLIFILFLVDTAYAYVDPRIQLTGRRS; translated from the coding sequence GTGGTGGTATATGTTTTGAAACGGTTTATCTGGATGCTTTTCACGCTGCTCATCATTGTTACATTGACGTTTTTTCTTATGCATGCCATACCTGGGAATCCAATTTCAAACGAACAGAGTATGACACCGGCTATCTATCAGAACATGCTCCACTACTACCACTTGGATCGGCCGCTCATAGTGCAGTATCTAGACTATCTAAAATCTTTAATGCACGGACAATTAGGGCCATCTATTGAGTACCAGAACCGGAGTGTCAATCAAATTATTGGTCAAGGGTTTCCTGTATCTGCGCAAATTGGACTCTGGGCCATTAGTATTGCCTTTGTGTTGGGTGTTCTATTTGGGGTGATTGGCGCAGTGAAACAGAACGGCTGGCAAGACTACTCCGCAATGATCCTGGCAATACTGGGCATTTCAATTCCAAACTTTGTTCTGGCAACCCTTCTGATTAACTACCTCGGGGTTGTCTGGGGCATATTGCCGAGCGCTGGATGGGGCACACCCCAACAAGAAATTATGCCGATATTAGCTCTGGCTGTTACCCCAATGGCGTATTTTGCTCGGCTTATGCGGACGAGTATGCTCGAAGTTTTACAACAGGATTATGTGCGAACAGCGCGGGCAAAGGGGCTCAACTTCTCCTATACCATTTTGAAGCACACAATTCGCAATGCGATTTTGCCTGTCTTGACAATGTTGGGACCGCTTGCAGCCTATATTTTGACGGGGAGTTTTGTCATTGAAAAGATTTTCGGTATTCCTGGCATGGGACAGTTGTATGTGACGGCGATTGACAATCGGGATTATCCTCTGATTTTAGGGACAACCATCTTCTTTAGCGCTGTTCTGATTTTCATATTGTTTCTAGTCGATACTGCTTATGCCTACGTAGATCCAAGAATTCAATTGACGGGGAGGAGGAGTTAG
- a CDS encoding ABC transporter permease — MGQLSPELFQPLAAEDVPIEEERPSLSYWQDARQRFVRNKLAVVGLIVIVLLILMAIFGPFLTKYSYSTQILSQKNLPPSGIHWFGTDDLGRDVFTRSWYGARISLFIGFMAALIDLVIGVVYGGLSGFLGGKTDDIMMRIVEILYGLPYLLMVILLMVVMGPGLFTIIAAMTATGWVNMARLVRGQVLQLKEMDFVFAARATGGSVGHILRRHLVPNMIGPILVNMTLTVPTAIFGEAVLSFLGLGVPAPLASWGTMTNNGLVSIIDGYVWRLFFPAGLISLTMFAFNVLGDGLAEALDPKLRK; from the coding sequence ATGGGCCAATTGTCTCCGGAGTTGTTTCAGCCTTTAGCGGCGGAGGACGTGCCAATTGAAGAAGAACGCCCGAGTTTGAGCTACTGGCAAGATGCACGGCAGAGATTCGTAAGAAACAAACTAGCTGTCGTTGGTCTAATTGTCATTGTGCTGCTCATCTTAATGGCCATCTTCGGCCCCTTTTTAACAAAATATTCGTACAGCACGCAAATTCTATCCCAGAAAAACCTGCCTCCTTCCGGAATTCATTGGTTCGGGACTGATGACCTGGGCAGGGACGTGTTCACTCGTTCCTGGTACGGTGCTCGAATCTCACTGTTTATCGGATTTATGGCAGCGCTCATCGATCTTGTTATTGGTGTTGTGTATGGCGGTCTGTCTGGCTTCCTAGGCGGAAAGACAGACGACATCATGATGCGAATTGTGGAAATTCTGTATGGGCTCCCGTATTTGCTCATGGTGATTTTGCTGATGGTTGTCATGGGACCTGGTTTGTTTACAATTATTGCGGCAATGACCGCTACGGGATGGGTGAACATGGCAAGGCTTGTTCGAGGCCAAGTTCTGCAATTGAAGGAAATGGACTTTGTCTTTGCAGCCCGTGCTACCGGCGGATCCGTGGGACACATTTTGCGCAGACATTTAGTCCCCAACATGATTGGCCCGATTCTGGTCAACATGACGCTGACGGTTCCCACAGCCATTTTTGGTGAAGCGGTCTTAAGTTTCCTTGGTCTCGGTGTTCCGGCGCCCTTGGCTAGTTGGGGGACGATGACGAACAACGGCTTAGTTTCAATTATCGACGGTTATGTATGGCGCCTGTTTTTCCCTGCGGGCTTAATATCCCTAACAATGTTTGCATTCAACGTGCTTGGTGACGGATTGGCTGAGGCGTTGGATCCGAAATTGCGAAAGTGA